DNA sequence from the Piliocolobus tephrosceles isolate RC106 chromosome 9, ASM277652v3, whole genome shotgun sequence genome:
CCTGTCACTGAGGACCAGGGACGGAGGACCTGCCCAAGGCTGAGAATGGAATAGGACAAGAAACAATGACTTGGCCCTCCCTCCCCAGGCAAGCAAGCACCAGTCTACTGCTGGAAGATGGGCAGAAGAAGGAGAGAGCCCTTCTAAAGCACAGGCACACAGGGAAGGCCCAAAGTTGAGGATGAAACAGGAAAAGGCCAACAATAAAAACTCTTTAGCACCCCAGCTGCCACCCTGAACACAAGCTAAATCCTAAGGAATTCTAAGCCAATGGTTCACTATAGGTAATGAGAGCaacacaaaaccaaaacccaGCTCATGTCCTAAATGGCCTACCAGAGGAATAGGCATGACTATTTCTAGGCATAAATTCTATTTActtcagtctctttttttctaCACCCAGTACCAACACTCAATCAGATATATAGACATATAATGAAGCTGCAGCAGCTGCAATAACAGAAGCCAGTGTCAAAAAGCAAAgcaatcacagaaaaaaatatcagcAACAACCCATCTGTCAGAGTTATCCAACAGGgaattttaaataactatcaTTAACATGTTTAAGCTCTATGCAAAATGCAGACAAAATGCATTATCAACAGAGACAGAATCTGTAAGAAGGTGTCAAATGGAAATGTTGTACATAAAAAAACACTGTATGCTTTCAATGGGTTCATTAGTAGACTCGACACAACCAAGAAAGGaatcagtaaacttgaagataggtTGACAGAAATTACCTAACTGAAATACAAAGAGTaaaaagaataggagaaaaaaaagtaaaaagcaaccAATAACATTAGTACAGCTTCTTTGGAATACAGTTTGTCTGTTATACacttatgacccagcaatcccactcctagatatttaccttAAAGTAACGGAAACTTATGTTTACACAAAGTTTGTGAATATCTGGGGTATTATCCATAATtgccaaaatctggaaacaacccagTGTCCTTCAACTGGTGAATGTAATACtattcaataaaaaagaaattaaatactgATAAATGCAATGACACAGATGAATATCAAAAgaattacgctaagtgaaagaagttggactcaaaaggctacatatttatgattccatttatataataccttgaaaaagacaaaagtaaagagaatgaaaatagatTACTGGTTGCTAGGCACTGGTGGTAGGGTTGAGttaactacaaaaaaatacaagagaaatgTGTGGGGAGATAGAAATGTACTATACCTTGATTGTGGTGGCAAACCTTGGTCAAACCTCATAGAACTGTATGCTAAAAGGGTGAATTTTCCTGTATGCCTCAGTTTAATTAAgcatgttttaattaattaaaattatgccTCATTTTATAAAAGCATATTCTTATAACAaactatttttgtgtattttgtatataGTGTGGACTGTGACAGCTTTATAATATGTTAACATGGCTAGGCTGGACCACTTTTCCCAGAATTCTGTTTCCTGAATGTTTCCAGCTAAGACAGGGCACAAGCGAGGTCCTCATGTTGGATATGGAAGGTGAACATGGAGCAGCAGCTATTCTGTGCTCAGATGCACTGTGGATGATCTCTTGACTCCCCTCATTCTATATGTGGAAGGAAGAACCTAAAATCACAACAGTGCCAATCCTACCTGAATGAATATAACTGGCATGCCATTCTATCTAAATTTCAAATAAGTTTACACAAGAatgcacaaaataatttaaaatcactgAGGTAGCAAAAACTTGCCCAAATAgctacaaaaatgtattttttaaaaaattagagggAGGATTTTCCTTTCCAGATAAATTTAGAATGAGTATAATCAAAACAGAATAATATAATATGTCCACAGGAACAAACAAGtcaattagtaaaaaaaaatagagaatacaaAAGGATCAAACATTTTTGGAAACTTAATACGtgataaaagtatatataaattcatttgGGAAATGTGGTTTATTTAGTGAATAGTGCTGGTATAACTGTCTAgtcatatgaaagaaaatatagtttTCTATGCCCCTGTAATATTTAGCAATATTTTTGTATGATATCTGCAGTTCAATAATTGTGTAATGTGATATTTTCTTAATTGGGTTTGATATGTTTCAAATAAAGTCATTAGAGAAGATGTTTCCAACATTTGATGGGATGTTGGTTATGGATGACCTTCAAGATCCTCTCCAACTCCAAGGTTTTTGAGGTGTGCATGTGATCCCCCAAGTTTACAAacacaaattttataaatatatatatacacacatacacatatatataaagtttatattcaTAGTTctaattacatttatattatatatacatgtaaatacacatacacaaaaagttCTGAAATATTCTTCAGTGTTATAATTTATTATGcatatttgttgttttcttttttcccactaTGAATATATGATAATTTGTAAtccaaaaatgttattattttacttacaaAGCATATATTGtgcaacaaatttttaaaaaggaaattaggaagcaggttgttatttttcaaatctataaaatatctagctttaaaaaaatggattttaCTAAACTGACATATTTAATACcttaaaatacttgaagaaagGACAGAAATTAGCCATTCTGAATATGGAGTGtgcagcattttttaaattttttttttatttttaaaagaaaatcctagaaaagcatattttcccattttttgaagtttttcctaGCTCTTTCCTTCATTGGTATTAGAAATATCTTTGTACATATCTCTAAAATAGAGCCTCAACTTGTTACTACAAATAGGATGATATCATACCAGAAAGTAGAGGGGAGAGAGCCTGTGAGGGCCCTGCAGGCTCCTCATTCTCACTGCTCCACCTGTCTCTTCTGAAGGGGCCTCTGGCTGTCCACATGCTGGGATCACTGCCactagaaaagaaatgtatatatttgcccatggtttcaaagaatatatacatttgaGAAATACTTTCTAATCATCTTTATTGATTATTTAATTGACATTCACTTCCATTTCAATTCAGTCACCCACTCCCATTGTCATCACCTGAAATTGGCTCACTTGTGAGATAATTCCCAAATCCCAATGTCTGATCATAAAGTCCATCTCCTCTCACTACTTTTACCTTGCAAACTAGTCGCCTCAGATCCATCCGCCTATTTACCTTCTCCTCTCCTTTACCTACGCTGCGGGAGGGAAGTACTAGGGTTACTGGGCTTTCTAATATCAGCAGAGAGCCATTTGGAAAACACCAGCATGTCCCTGTTTGGTTTCCTGTACCACTCTTCCATGGCAGCTAATTCCAAGCCACTATCCTGTTAGAGTCCTTATCTTAATACTTTCTCTGCCTTAGTAAAACTGTAACTTCTTCTAGAAAATACAAGCCAGAAAACAGAAATTCTTTcaatttattatctttaaaaacatttacttaGATGCATCAATGTCTTTCTTATTCCTTGCTTTCTGCCTCTTCAAAATTCATCCTTCCATGTTCTTAACCTGATTCCTTCTACCTCCTCTAAGGtacttttctataatttatatatttttttaacatatCATGAATCACTCCCTATCTACAAATTCTCTCATATCATACTCAATTTTCTGTATCTAAAAAATAGGAAATGCTTTAAAATCTGTCTAGCTACTAATCGTTAACAGATTTTTCAAATACTAGCCCATATtcactttctgtttcctttgcaACCTCTCCATACTCAGCTGACTCGCTAATGCTATCAACTTGGCTCCTGTTGCATTTTCATTTGCAACCCTACCTAGCAAAATCCTCCTAACTTGACTTCCGCATCTAACCTTCAATGTTTAGAGAAAATTCTTACTAAAACACAAACTTAATTACACCTGCCCACCAATATCAGGATAAATCAAAGCCCCTTATCAGACACCTAAGTTTAAGATATTGGCCAGGTGGCCTCTGTGTACTTTTTCATCACCATCTCCACTGATTTCCTACCTCCACTGTATGCTTTAACCTTAGCAAAAtaaatgcctttttcttttacttctgtaAGGCATTTCGGGTTTCttactcttttctccttctcattttttcttgGATTACTATAAACATTTAATTAATATCCACTGACTGCCACTTCCAGCTATCCTCACCTTGCCACCAGCATTCCTCCTTCTGTGTGGATAATAGACGGTttcacaaataaaacaaaaagacctTCCCTATGCATCCTTTTCATTTTAACACACTGAATAAAATGTATACTCAGCTTCACATATATGGCGTTACTTCCCACTCCAGCCCACGCTGTATTTTGGGCTCCACCTCTCATCTTCTCCAGCTTCCTGGCATTCCACCTCACACACACCCTACGACTCTTCGCACCTAATATTTCTCCCCATTAGTAAGATATTTTCACAACTCCTTACCCTCGCTCAAacttcttcctcttgcctgaaaTGTTCTTCTCCTTTTCACCTGCTAGGTTTCTATTTAATTAAATCCTAAATTCAaccaaaatatcttttcttcagAGAAGCTTGTGGGAAACCTCCCTCATGCATAGTCAGTCTTCTGTACCCGCAATCTTTGgattttgactttaaaataatgtttactaCATTGTACATCAATTTGtcttttatatgtctgttttcctAATTAAACTGTGAACTAAAgagcaaaaaatatatagtagtttttatttatgtacAATGCTTAGTATATCATAGAAGCTCAAAATGCCTTTGGAATTACTGTTATTTGTTTAATGCACTTCTGAAAGTTGTACATACAAATTTCATAcaatacacatacaaaaacacaTAATATAACGAATATACACATTCTTATACAGTGCTATTCCAGTGAGGGTAGCTAAAATTACTGATAAATCTCTAAGAAAATATGGCTTAACAAAATGTTTCCTCATTTGATGTTTTTGCTTATAACAcctaaatttgaatattttataagcaTGAAAACTTGTTTCTTTAGTTTTCCTAATGGAAATTTACTGTTCTTCaggtactttaaattttttaaatatacactaCCAGAAATTCACCATACTAATAATCCTATTGTTTATaccatataattttctttctgaaaacagattacatttctaacaaaattTAGTGCTGTACTGAGAGCTTCATGCTACCTCAAGTATACTGACCACTTCAAAAGCCCCAAGCATATTTGCAAAAGCTTTGACACCAGGTAACTATTGTGAGAGGATAGAGAAATTGAATCCTTCAAGAATACTTTTCTCTTGTGTTAATTACCA
Encoded proteins:
- the PTPN20 gene encoding tyrosine-protein phosphatase non-receptor type 20 isoform X24, yielding MWTARGPFRRDRWSSENEEPAGPSQALSPLLSVQHYGYSGPNERTTFWHGSNEGAVSLLLRYCA
- the PTPN20 gene encoding tyrosine-protein phosphatase non-receptor type 20 isoform X25; translation: MWTARGPFRRDRWSSENEEPAGPSQALSPLLSVQHYGYSGPNERTTFWHGSNEGTFQCD